The following is a genomic window from Candidatus Hydrogenedentota bacterium.
CGTGGGTGTGGGACTTCGGCGACGGCAGCCCCGTCAGCTACGAGCAGAACCCGGTGCACGTCTACGAGGAGACGGGCGTGTACACCGTGACGCTGACGGTCACGACGGACGTGGACGCGCTCTCGGCGACCCGGGTGAGCTACGTCATCGTGGGCGCGCTCCTGCCCGCGGCCGGATTCCCCGCGCTGACGGCGCTGGCGGCGGCCCTGGCGCTGGCGGGCCTGCTCGCGCTGCGCCGGGCTCAAGGAAACAAGCGCGGGCGGGCGGGGTGACCGACGCGAAGTCTTCGTCCGCCACCCCGAGGCGCCCGCTGAGCGGGCGTCTCGGGGCGCCGGGCAGTTGCTCTTCTCATTCAGGGGGGCTGCACAGATGGCATGAAGGCCACGCACGCGTTTAGCGGCGGTATGGACGCAGCGGCCGATTTCATCCCCCCGGTTCAGGACGGTGATGGCGCGATCACCGGGCTCGCCGCCGGCGGCCCGCAAGCGTTGCGCTTCACCGTTCTTCTTGAATGCCGTCGCGGCTCCCGCCTCCGCGCGGAGCGCGGGCCTCAGTCCTGGAGCTCCCGGATCCAGATGTTCCGGAAGCGCACGGGATTGCCGTGGTCCTGAAGCTGGAGGGGGCCCTTGTCGCCGTGCGGTTCGTAGTGGGTCACCGCGTGCTTGCTGACCCAGAGCGTGCCGCCGGAAAGCTCCAGATGGTCCTGAACGAGCACGCCATTGTGCAGGATGGTGAAAGTCGCCCGCCTGACGACGGCGCCGTTCTCAAAGATGGGGCGATGGAAGATGATGTCGTAGCTCTGCCATTCCCCCGGTTTGCGCGACGCGTTGACGAGCGGCTTGCCGCGGCCATAGAGCGCCGCCGCCTGGCCGTCCGGGTAGGTCGTGTTCTCATAGGAGTCCAGAATCTGCACCTCATACATGCCCATGAGGAACACGCCGCTGTTGCCGCGGCCTTGTCCCTCGCCTTCCACCTGCGCCGGCGTCGCGAACTCGAGGTGCAACTGACACGACCCGAATTCCTGCCTCGTCTGAATCATGCCGGCGTCCGGCGCGGGAAGCATGGCCCCCTGCTCCACCCGCCACTGGGTTTCCTCGCCCGGCTTTGTCGAAGTCCAATGGCCGAGGTCGGCGCCGTCGAAAAGCACGAGCGCATCGGACGGCGCGCGGCCGGGCGTGTCCTGCGTGCTCTCCGTGCCCGGAGTCACAATCGGGGGCTGGGGTTGCCTGGCGGGGTCCGTCTCGTGGACCAGCACCCCGTCGATGGTCATGTACACCACCTCTTCGTCCTCGCCCTTGTCGTTCTTCTCGACTTGGGTCCATTCCTTGATCTCGGGCCGGTCAAACTGAGCCGCGGCACCGCAGCCAGCGGCGACGGCAAGCAGAATACACGCGGCGGGCA
Proteins encoded in this region:
- a CDS encoding PKD domain-containing protein, with the translated sequence WVWDFGDGSPVSYEQNPVHVYEETGVYTVTLTVTTDVDALSATRVSYVIVGALLPAAGFPALTALAAALALAGLLALRRAQGNKRGRAG
- a CDS encoding DUF1080 domain-containing protein, with the protein product MTIDGVLVHETDPARQPQPPIVTPGTESTQDTPGRAPSDALVLFDGADLGHWTSTKPGEETQWRVEQGAMLPAPDAGMIQTRQEFGSCQLHLEFATPAQVEGEGQGRGNSGVFLMGMYEVQILDSYENTTYPDGQAAALYGRGKPLVNASRKPGEWQSYDIIFHRPIFENGAVVRRATFTILHNGVLVQDHLELSGGTLWVSKHAVTHYEPHGDKGPLQLQDHGNPVRFRNIWIRELQD